A genomic stretch from Limanda limanda chromosome 11, fLimLim1.1, whole genome shotgun sequence includes:
- the kcnv1 gene encoding potassium voltage-gated channel subfamily V member 1 produces the protein MSLPSASPVSLDSSVFFSETPASCVRDVDVFIINVGGTRYVLSQQLLASHPGTRLGKLASCSRAAALQLCDDADLLENEFFFDRSSQTFQYVMNFYRTGHLHVGEELCEVSFLQEIQYWGIEDVRIRPCCRERYYRRKEQKESFHVQEEFEAEGEEEDFVGAVLPALRRRLWDLLEKPDSSRAARTFSSLSVLFVGLSLINMVLISLDSGEDVGGTDLGGSGLGAAFLFDALEYVCVLWFTGELALRFLCVRDKCRFSQKILNVIDLLAILPFYVTLAVERLHGGSSELENMGRVVQVLRLLRSLRMLKLGRHSTGLKSLGLTIAQCYEEVGLLLLFLGVGISIFAMVVFALEHDLPATTFTSVPAAWWWATTSMTTVGYGDIRPDSVLGKVLAFVCILSGILILALPIAIINDRFSACYFTMKMKEAALRHGEMLKKLARGSVVETGEGGVEGGVNLRDAYARSVLEMLRLQGHERASSSGGEELWW, from the exons atgAGCCTCCCTTCAGCCTCACCGGTGTCTCTGGACTCCAGCGTCTTCTTCAGCGAGACGCCGGCGTCCTGCGTCAGAGACGTTGACGTCTTCATCATCAACGTGGGCGGGACTCGCTACGTGCTGTCCCAGCAGCTGCTGGCGTCCCACCCGGGGACCCGGCTGGGGAAGCTGGCGTCCTGCAGCCGGGCCGCGGCGCTGCAGCTCTGCGACGACGCCGACCTCCTGGAGAACGAGTTCTTCTTTGACAGAAGTTCACAGACCTTCCA gtACGTGATGAACTTCTACCGGACGGGTCACCTGCACGTCGGGGAGGAGCTGTGTGAAGTCTCCTTCCTGCAGGAGATCCAGTACTGGGGCATCGAGGACGTTCGGATCCGGCCTTGCTGCCGCGAGCGCTACTACCGCCGCAAGGAGCAGAAGGAGAGCTTCCATGTTCAGGAGGAGTTTGAGGctgaaggtgaagaagaggatttCGTAGGCGCCGTCCTCCCTGCTCTCCGCAGACGCCTTTGGGACCTTCTGGAGAAACCTGACTCGTCCCGGGCAGCTCGCACCTTCAGCTCACTGTCCGTTCTCTTCGTGGGGCTGTCGCTGATCAACATGGTGCTCATCTCGCTGGACTCAGGCGAGGATGTGGGCGGGACTGACCTGGGAGGGAGTGGCCTGGGCGCGGCGTTCCTGTTCGACGCCCTGGAGTACGTGTGCGTGCTGTGGTTCACGGGCGAGCTGGCTCTTCGGTTCCTCTGCGTGAGGGACAAGTGTCGGTTCAGCCAGAAGATCCTCAACGTGATCGACCTGCTGGCCATCCTGCCCTTCTACGTGACGCTGGCGGTGGAGAGGCTCCACGGAGGAAGCAGCGAGCTGGAGAACATGGGCCGGGTGGTGCAGGTCCTCCGGCTCCTCAGGTCCCTGCGCATGCTGAAGCTGGGACGACACtccacag GCCTGAAGTCTCTGGGTCTGACCATCGCTCAGTGCTACGAGGAGGtcggcctcctgctcctcttcctcggaGTCGGCATCTCCATCTTCGCCATGGTGGTCTTCGCTCTGGAGCACGACCTTCCTGCCACGACCTTCACCAGCGTCCCGGCCGCGTGGTGGTGGGCCACCACCTCCATGACCACGGTGGGCTACGGGGACATCCGGCCCGACTCGGTCCTGGGGAAGGTTCTGGCCTTCGTCTGCATCCTGTCCGGGATCCTCATCCTGGCGCTGCCCATCGCCATCATCAACGACCGCTTCTCCGCCTGCTACTTCACCATGAAGATGAAGGAGGCGGCGCTGCGGCACGGCGAGATGCTGAAGAAGCTGGCCCGGGGCTCGGTGGTGGAGACGGGGGAGGGAGGCGTGGAGGGGGGCGTGAACTTAAGGGACGCCTACGCCAGGAGCGTCCTGGAGATGTTGAGGCTGCAGGGCCACGAGCGAGcgagcagcagcggaggagaggaacTGTGGTGGTAG
- the gbp gene encoding glycogen synthase kinase binding protein — translation MPCRKENYIFLEQSVSVDSKEVDALVTRIGEALQLHNNTSGQKTVSVSLSCRHAVPGVPGGGTGSCRLGLSGLPGGGSSAPGQKLGGCCMRLRGHRGSSRASPYSIPGSNGDQDWDQIRPWNRKRLGPEEDDPHRLLQDLILSGNLIKEAVRRLHFSPADCADFPQAAEPVPS, via the coding sequence atgCCCTGCCGGAAGGAGAACTACATCTTCCTGGAGCAGTCCGTCTCCGTGGACTCCAAGGAGGTGGACGCGCTGGTGACCCGCATCGGAGAAGCGCtgcagctgcacaacaacaccagCGGACAGAAGACGGTGTCGGTGTCCCTGTCCTGCCGGCACGCTGTCCCCGGGGTCCCGGGCGGAGGGACCGGGTCCTGCCGGCTCGGACTCTCCGGGCTCCCGGGCGGCGGCTCCTCGGCTCCGGGACAGAAGCTCGGCGGCTGCTGCATGCGGCTCCGGGGCCACCGGGGGAGCAGCCGGGCGAGTCCGTACAGCATCCCCGGGTCCAACGGGGACCAGGACTGGGACCAGATCCGACCGTGGAACCGGAAGCGGCTCGGCCCGGAGGAGGACGACCCGCACCGGCTCCTGCAGGACTTGATTCTCTCGGGGAACCTGATCAAAGAGGCCGTGCGGCGGCTGCACTTCTCCCCGGCGGACTGTGCGGACTTCCCGCAGGCGGCGGAGCCGGTGCCGAGCTGA